Proteins encoded in a region of the Sphingopyxis sp. OAS728 genome:
- the rpsI gene encoding 30S ribosomal protein S9 — MADEQTMTDLKDLAGAVEGTVAAPTSNTPLREKQVDKQGRAYATGRRKDAVARVWVKPGTGKITVNGRDQEVYFARPTLRLVINQPFGLTERVGQYDVIATVKGGGLSGQAGAVLHGIAQALTRFEPALRSPVKAAGFLTRDSRAVERKKYGKAKARRSFQFSKR, encoded by the coding sequence ATGGCTGACGAACAGACCATGACCGATCTCAAGGATCTCGCCGGCGCCGTCGAAGGCACCGTTGCCGCTCCGACCAGCAACACGCCGCTGCGCGAAAAGCAGGTCGACAAGCAGGGCCGCGCCTATGCGACCGGTCGCCGCAAGGACGCCGTTGCCCGCGTTTGGGTCAAGCCCGGCACGGGCAAGATCACCGTCAACGGCCGCGACCAGGAAGTCTATTTCGCACGTCCGACGCTGCGCCTCGTCATCAACCAGCCCTTCGGCCTGACCGAACGCGTTGGCCAGTATGACGTGATCGCTACCGTCAAGGGCGGTGGCCTCTCGGGCCAGGCTGGCGCCGTTCTGCACGGTATCGCGCAGGCGCTGACCCGCTTCGAACCGGCGCTGCGCAGCCCGGTCAAGGCGGCCGGCTTCCTGACCCGCGACAGCCGCGCGGTCGAACGTAAGAAGTACGGCAAGGCCAAGGCCCGCCGCAGCTTCCAGTTCTCGAAGCGCTAA
- the rplM gene encoding 50S ribosomal protein L13, with amino-acid sequence MKALTKTTVSANAGTVEKKWVLIDAEGLVVGRVASIIANILRGKHKPSFTPHVDCGDNVIVINAEKVAFTGNKLQDKRYYKHTGYAGGIKETSPAKILEGRFPERVLEKAVERMIPRGPLGRQQMRNLRIFAGTEHPHEGQNPEVIDVASMNRKNKVGA; translated from the coding sequence ATGAAGGCGCTGACCAAGACGACTGTTTCGGCGAATGCCGGTACGGTCGAAAAGAAATGGGTGCTGATCGACGCCGAGGGTCTCGTTGTGGGCCGCGTTGCATCGATCATCGCCAACATCCTGCGCGGCAAGCACAAGCCGTCGTTCACCCCGCACGTCGATTGCGGTGACAATGTCATCGTCATCAACGCGGAGAAGGTGGCGTTCACCGGCAACAAGCTGCAGGACAAGCGTTACTACAAGCACACCGGTTATGCCGGCGGCATCAAGGAAACGAGCCCCGCGAAGATCCTCGAAGGTCGTTTCCCCGAGCGCGTGCTCGAAAAGGCTGTCGAGCGCATGATCCCGCGCGGCCCGCTCGGCCGCCAGCAGATGCGCAACCTGCGCATCTTCGCCGGCACCGAACATCCGCACGAAGGGCAGAACCCCGAAGTGATCGACGTCGCGTCGATGAACCGCAAGAACAAGGTGGGTGCATAA
- a CDS encoding M48 family metallopeptidase encodes MLRNTRSIVAILSLSMAAPAIAEQSPYAALAATEARVAALGFRLTTANAAWCPTRQPQFGWIWGDPRLYAPDRRAEALAAYGANDQVHAYIAALASASPAASAGMTVGTPVVGMANAPVPDGVGDHPFARITAIETSVAALPVDAPLALDAGAGRIVSITPVAGCASDFRVEANDRPAAVADGRMVLVNQGLADFAADDDELAAAIAHELAHNILRHRARLDAAGVDRGLGKQFGRNARLFKQTEVEADRLSVWLLAGAGYDPAAAARFWERFGQRKGRPLLQASTHPNWRDRVASLQAEATAIAAARAAGQPLHPPLIDAPPPLE; translated from the coding sequence ATGCTTCGCAACACCCGATCGATCGTCGCCATCCTGTCATTGTCGATGGCTGCGCCCGCTATTGCCGAGCAATCGCCGTACGCCGCACTCGCGGCGACCGAGGCGCGCGTCGCGGCGCTCGGCTTTCGCCTCACGACCGCCAACGCAGCTTGGTGCCCTACGCGCCAGCCGCAGTTCGGGTGGATCTGGGGCGACCCGCGGCTTTACGCCCCGGATCGGCGTGCCGAAGCACTCGCAGCTTATGGCGCGAACGATCAAGTGCACGCCTATATTGCCGCCCTCGCGTCCGCCTCTCCGGCGGCATCGGCCGGAATGACCGTCGGTACGCCCGTCGTCGGCATGGCGAACGCGCCCGTGCCGGATGGCGTGGGGGATCATCCCTTCGCGCGCATCACGGCGATCGAAACCAGCGTTGCCGCGCTCCCGGTCGACGCACCGCTCGCGCTCGACGCCGGCGCGGGACGCATCGTCAGCATCACCCCCGTTGCAGGATGCGCCAGCGATTTTCGCGTCGAGGCCAATGACCGGCCCGCCGCCGTTGCCGACGGGCGCATGGTCCTCGTCAATCAGGGGCTCGCCGATTTCGCTGCAGATGACGACGAACTGGCCGCGGCGATCGCGCACGAACTGGCACACAATATCCTCCGTCACCGCGCGCGGCTCGACGCAGCGGGGGTCGATCGTGGGCTCGGCAAGCAATTCGGCCGCAATGCCCGCCTGTTCAAGCAGACCGAGGTCGAAGCCGACCGGCTGTCGGTGTGGCTGCTCGCGGGCGCGGGTTATGATCCCGCTGCCGCCGCGCGCTTTTGGGAGCGTTTCGGCCAGCGCAAGGGACGCCCCCTGCTCCAGGCAAGCACGCACCCGAACTGGCGCGACCGCGTCGCGTCGCTGCAAGCCGAAGCGACAGCCATCGCGGCAGCGCGCGCGGCGGGGCAGCCGCTGCATCCGCCGCTGATCGACGCACCGCCGCCCTTGGAATAA
- a CDS encoding COX15/CtaA family protein: protein MTHASALSAPAARQPRPAALARWLWAVALLVIIVVGVGGITRLTESGLSITEWRPVSGVLPPLSEAGWVAEFEKYKQIPEYKEINLGMTLAGFKAIFFWEWLHRILGRLVGMALLVPLAWYAWRRAIPAGYGPRLLALAALVGLQGAIGWWMVASGLEYRTDVSHFRLATHLLTALFLLGGLVWTARDLDALARDPEARPARLTGPALGVIAILFVQLLLGAWVAGLNAGYVASTWPSMNDHFVPEGIDWTGGAWLAFTNDPFLIHFLHRWWSWVAALALLLLARALSRQGARSEARLLVAVVAAQMLLGIWTVVSGVSMWVAVWHQVTGAILVATAAAGLHRLGRRPA, encoded by the coding sequence ATGACGCATGCCTCTGCCTTGTCGGCTCCCGCCGCCCGCCAACCCCGCCCCGCCGCGCTCGCGCGTTGGCTGTGGGCGGTTGCACTGCTGGTCATCATCGTCGTCGGTGTCGGCGGAATCACCCGACTGACCGAATCCGGGCTTTCGATCACCGAATGGCGCCCCGTTTCCGGCGTGCTGCCGCCGCTGAGCGAGGCCGGGTGGGTCGCGGAATTCGAGAAATACAAACAGATACCCGAATATAAGGAGATCAACCTCGGCATGACGCTGGCGGGGTTCAAGGCGATCTTTTTCTGGGAATGGCTGCACCGCATCCTTGGCCGCCTCGTCGGCATGGCGCTGCTCGTGCCGCTCGCCTGGTACGCCTGGCGCCGCGCGATCCCGGCGGGCTATGGTCCGCGTTTGCTTGCGCTCGCTGCACTCGTCGGGCTGCAAGGCGCGATCGGCTGGTGGATGGTCGCCTCGGGCCTCGAATATCGCACCGACGTTAGCCATTTTCGTCTCGCGACCCATTTGCTCACCGCGCTGTTCCTGCTTGGCGGTTTGGTGTGGACGGCGCGCGACCTCGATGCGCTGGCGCGCGATCCCGAAGCACGACCGGCGCGTCTGACCGGACCCGCGCTGGGCGTCATCGCGATTCTCTTTGTCCAGCTGCTGCTCGGTGCGTGGGTTGCGGGGCTCAATGCCGGCTATGTCGCTAGCACCTGGCCTTCGATGAACGATCATTTCGTGCCCGAGGGTATCGATTGGACGGGCGGCGCGTGGCTCGCTTTCACCAACGACCCCTTCCTGATCCATTTCCTCCATCGCTGGTGGTCGTGGGTTGCGGCGCTTGCGCTGCTTCTGCTTGCACGTGCCTTGTCGCGGCAGGGCGCGCGCAGCGAGGCGCGGCTGCTCGTCGCGGTCGTCGCGGCGCAGATGCTGCTCGGCATCTGGACCGTCGTATCGGGCGTTTCGATGTGGGTTGCCGTGTGGCATCAGGTGACCGGTGCGATCCTCGTCGCGACTGCCGCGGCGGGGCTTCACCGGCTGGGTCGCCGCCCGGCATGA